CCATGTCTCTGCTCTCCTTTGCAGCAAACTCCTTAAAAGAAATGCCTATACTCACTGCCTTCTGTTCTCTCATTCTCTCCAACCAGTTTTCTGCCCATTGATTTCTTCGATCATGCGCTGTTCCTGCTACTCCATGGAAACTGCTCTCATCTCCACCACAAATGAACTCAGTGTTGCTAAAGCTAATGGTTAATTCTCGATTGCTTCCTATCAGTGTCACGTGACAAGGATCACCACTTCCTCAACCCTTTCTCATTTGGTTTCCAGGATTTGACACTACTGATTTTCCTCCTTTCTCAGTGGTTCCTCCTTTACCATCAGCTTTGGTGATTCCTCGCTTCcctccctgactttttaatactgGAGTGCCTTAAGGCTCAGTCCTGTATTTTATCCATCTCTACATTCACAGACCTGGTGATATCATCCAATCTCATGGCTCTAAATGCTATCTGTTACTGGTAACTCCCAAATTGACATTGCTAGCCAATCTCTCTCATCAACTCCAGATGTGCATATCCAACTGCCTTCTCAACAGCTCAACTTGGATGACAGACCTCTCAAACTTAGTATGTACAATTTCAACCCCTATACCTATAGTTACATTCCCTCAATTGACAGTAACTCCATCCTCCCAGTTATTAAGGTCACAGATATTGAAATCATCCTTGACTCACTCCTTCACACCCTATATCCAATCAGTCATTCAAAGTGTATCCAGAATCTAAGtacttctcattatttccattgcTGTAACCAGGTCCAAGCTACCCATCTCCTTCTTTAATTAGTGtaatagcctcctaactggttttCCTGTTTCTATGCTTGCTCTCTATAGGCTACTCTGAACACAGCAGCcagaatcatttttttaaaaacttaagttGGATCATAGCACTCCTATGTTCAAAAATCTCCCAATGGTTCCCTATATCACTCACAACAAGAGCCTAAGTCCTTAAAGTGATCCACAACTACTTCTTACACTACTCTCATCCTGCTCTGCTCTGGTCACACTGGCCTCCTTTTTGTTCCTTGATAAAATCAGGCATGTTCCTGTCTTAGGTCCTCTTCACTGAACGATCCTTTGCTCGACTCTCTTACCCCATACCCTCATATGTACATGGCTCACTCCCACGCCTCCTTCAAATCTTTACTTAATAAGGCCTTTCTCAGTAAGGCCTGCCATGATCACCCTATGGAAAATTGCAACCTCCTCCCAGACCAGCACTCCTGATCTTCCTTACCCTGTTTGCTGTTGCAGAGCACATTTTAATACAAGAATGAATCattatatttctaaattacaGTCTAAATTATAGCCCGCGTCTCTCATGAGGCTCTGTGCCTCATCCCCACTTTCCCTATATTCATTTTGGAGTTCATCCTTGAGAGTGTTAAGCTCCTTACCTAAGATTCCATTCCAAGTACTGAACAAAACTTTGGGTAGGAGTGGGcagtaataacatttttttttctattgtcaaCATCCTTGGGTGAAAGACAATAGGGCAACTAAAGACTAAAATGAAATTGTAAAGCTGCACCTAGGAATTATATCTCAAACAAGATAATGCAGAATTCTGTGTATAAGCCAGCATGAAATACCATACAATTGTTCCCTTCGAAGTAAGTCTAGCAGCTCTAAAcaattttaattacatattaaatagaagagaaatataattgtccattaaaataatctatatgctttctatttaataaataataattttcactAAAGCTAGATTTATCTCTAAagctaaaataaattatgtaatctgaactttaaacattttaatttactaTTCGGCTGTTTATCAATGGTGTTTAAAACCTGCCTAAAAAAATACCGCACTTTACCTAGCACAATGAAACATTCTCCTGCACTCATCACTGACAAGCTGATCTAAGTCCCTGCCACTGCCTTACAATACCCTTCCCCCCTTTTAAAAGTATATCCCTTACTTTGTCATAAATCACTTTTATAATGAGAGAGCAGCTAGGACACGTTGCCACGTCTTCCCCATTCTCCAAATCTTCCTACAACGAAATCAAACACCATATGGTCAGGATAGCTTCTCTTCGCCATCTCCTCCCCCAAACCTATCCCACTCCTAGATGCAAGTCTCTTGGTGGCTTGCCTTCCCCCCAAGGTGGGTGAGAACCCCAGGGCCTTCAGCGAGAAATGCCGACATCATTTTCCCCTAGAAGCGTCACTTAGGGGAAACACCTAGGAAGGTTAGGTGAGCTTCGGTCGCCCCAAAAGCCCTGGGAAACAAAAAACGAGTCCCGTCCTCGACAGAGATATCCCAGGTTGGGACTCTAAGGCAGGGATCGGGCAGAGAGACAGAGGCTCTCCGCCACCCTCTCCCTGGCTTAATGTAAGGCCAGAACTACGTGCCTACCGAGAGAGCTCAGGGTATTAGTTGCGGTGGGGGTACGCGGGAGGAGGAAGATTCAGCAACGGGAAAGAgggcgtgggtgacagagcagcaaAGGCTACCCAATGATGGAAGGAACAGGGCGGAAACAAACTGCGCTTGCTTGGGTGAACCGCCGGGAGGGACCCTGAAGTTACCTTGGTGATGGAGAAGTTATCTCCACATGGGCAGGGATAGAAATAAGTCTCCGAGTCCTCGTCATATTGGAAGTCCTCGATTTCCACCTCGTCATGAAACACTGCCATGGTCAGCGGGGGTGGCCGAAGGGGTGACGCCCCGGCAGTCCGAGACCAGCTCCCAGGGTCTAACTTCGCCGGAGCCGGCCGGGGCTCGGCATCATCAGGTCGCGCCGGGCAAGGACTAGCGCTTCCGGTGCATAGGCAATGACGCAACTCCGCCCTGCGCGGCCAAATGGATAACCGGAAGCGGTCACCATGGAGATGCTGAACTAGGGGCGGAGACACTGGGACGACAGCAAGGTTGCTCAGCGGGGTCGCGCACCGCTCCTCCTATTGGACGGCAGCGACCAATAGAATGTGGGGCTCGCTGGCGCTGCTGCGTCATGTCTGGGACCGCGGAGTATCTCAGGCGCCTGCAACTAAACGTGGCCGGGTCTGCAAGCTAGGTGCCAGCGGGGAAAGTTTCCCTGCTTCTTATCGCCTGCTTTAACGCCTTAAACAGCCCGCTGAAGGCTGCAGCAGGTGCTAGGTAGCATCCTCTCGGCCCTCGGGAAAGGCGGGGTGAGGAGGCGAGAGCAGCTTAGCCTCCTCGACCTTCTTTCCTGGTGACGGACGAACAGTTCCCGTAGAATTTCTCTTCACCGAGTGACCTTGAGCCCAGGGCGACGGTCAGCTTGTTAATTACTGGCTGCAGGTACATTCCGCTTCTTTCTCACCCCAGACGTCTTAAAATACCCTAAATTGTGTTGCTGAAAGGACCAAGCCCTGGAAGGCAGGGATTGAGTTCTAGTCTTCTGTTTGCCAGGCTTATAACATTATTAACTACGATGATTTGTAGTAATAGTAATAACATCACCTTTCATTATTGGGAAGTTATGTGCCAGCTATTGCAGTAAGTGGAATTGTCAACTCTAGGAGTTTACACgttattccattttattaatctttaaactgaggtgcagagagtTGGGCATCTTGACTAAAATCGTACACCTGGGAAATAATGAAGAGCTTGTCTGTCTCCAAAGCCCCCATCTTTAAcattgagaagctgaggcttagGGGCTGAGGAACTTGCCTAAGGCAAAGCTGGTAAATGGCAATAAGCTATGATGAGAACTCAAATCTGTCTGACCCTAGAATCTAGGCTTTTAATTAACAGTGATGTCATTTGTGATGTGATGTACTTCAAGCAGAGCTAGATTTAAAAAGCAGCACTGTAGCTCTGCAGGCTGCTGAGATCTTCCACTAAGCAGTGCTTGTTCCCGTGAGAACTAGATTTGGGGAGGGAGGTTCTCCATGGCTTTCCATATGTTTTCATCGTGGCATCCATTGACCGTCCGCACTGTCTGGTCAGAGATGGCTGCTCTTAACGTTCTGCCCGATTTGAGCTTGTACTGTGCTGAAGAAAGTAAAACCATAGCCAAGCATGTAATGTAGTTTATTTTACTCCACCCAGCACTTTTGAAGAAAACATTACAATGACTACTAAACTTTACATTTATTCCTAaaagggcggatcacgaggtcaggaattcgagaccagcctgaccaacatgatgaaaccccgtctttactaaaaacacaaaaattagccaggtgtggtggtgtgtgcctgtaatcccagccactcaggaggctgaggcaggagaatctcttgaacctggaaggcggaggttgcagtgagctgagatcacgccactgcactccagcctgggcgacagagctagacgctgtctcaaaaaaaaaaaaaaaaagaagtaggtcATAGTTGTATAATGCAAACTATATTTGATGAGTGCTGTTGTATATCAGGCCAGAGGGAGTTGTTTATTGGCAATACCAAACCTCCACCTCTCTAGGTTGTTTGACAAGGAAGAGAAGGGGTCAATGTATTAGGATTGATTTTAGTAACACTCTTGCTTGCCAGGTACTTTggtagacattttatttattcctctcAGTAATCCAGTGAGGTGGCGTGGGTAATGTTAAAATGGCAAGAGGAGACTTGCTGAAGATTAGAAAGCAAGAAGGAGTCACACCTGAGCCCAGTTCTGCTGATTTCCGGTCAAATACTCTGTGTATACTACTTGTTTACCACTAAAGTTTCTTTGCCTGTCGGAGCAAGAGGAGCCCTTTTTCTTCCTCAGTGACACCTAAGATTCTAAATTGACAGAT
The nucleotide sequence above comes from Symphalangus syndactylus isolate Jambi chromosome 10, NHGRI_mSymSyn1-v2.1_pri, whole genome shotgun sequence. Encoded proteins:
- the DPH3 gene encoding diphthamide biosynthesis protein 3 isoform X2 codes for the protein MAVFHDEVEIEDFQYDEDSETYFYPCPCGDNFSITKDQFVCGETVPAPSANKELVKC
- the DPH3 gene encoding diphthamide biosynthesis protein 3 isoform X1, which produces MAVFHDEVEIEDFQYDEDSETYFYPCPCGDNFSITKEDLENGEDVATCPSCSLIIKVIYDKDQFVCGETVPAPSANKELVKC